A region of Streptomyces sp. NBC_01497 DNA encodes the following proteins:
- a CDS encoding IS5 family transposase, translating to MSCDCLAHRFGNAADQPGRTPAYSTDLTGTEWREICPLLAVPGWPEGRGGRPEGYCHRQMLDAVFYVLDNGIKWRAMPVDFPAWDRVYASFRRWREAGLIAELHDRLRGTVREQAGREAEPTAAVIDSQSVKADAVVGAGSRGYDGGERINGRRRHLICGTVGLLLMINVGAGDVTDRQAAADMLPALRERFPAITRLWADGGYTGTLITWALAVLHLVVTVIRRSDDTSGLVVLPRRWVVERRFGWLMRSRRLVRDYERRPDTSEAMILWSMTMLMARRLAARARA from the coding sequence GTGTCGTGCGATTGTCTCGCTCACCGGTTTGGGAACGCGGCCGATCAGCCCGGCCGGACGCCGGCGTACAGCACGGATCTGACGGGCACCGAGTGGCGGGAGATCTGTCCGCTACTGGCGGTGCCGGGCTGGCCGGAGGGCCGGGGCGGACGTCCGGAGGGTTACTGCCACCGCCAGATGCTGGATGCTGTCTTCTACGTCCTGGACAACGGGATCAAGTGGCGGGCGATGCCGGTGGACTTCCCCGCCTGGGACCGGGTCTACGCCTCCTTCCGACGATGGCGCGAGGCCGGGCTGATCGCTGAGCTCCACGACCGGCTGCGCGGCACGGTCCGCGAGCAGGCCGGGCGGGAAGCGGAGCCGACGGCCGCGGTCATCGACTCGCAGTCCGTGAAGGCCGACGCGGTCGTCGGCGCCGGCAGCCGGGGTTACGACGGAGGCGAGAGGATCAACGGCAGGCGCAGGCACCTGATCTGCGGCACCGTCGGCCTGCTGCTGATGATCAACGTGGGCGCGGGAGACGTCACCGACCGCCAGGCAGCCGCCGACATGCTGCCCGCCCTGCGCGAGCGTTTCCCCGCGATCACCAGGCTATGGGCCGACGGCGGCTACACCGGAACTCTGATCACCTGGGCCCTGGCCGTCCTGCACCTGGTCGTCACCGTGATCAGACGCAGCGACGACACGTCCGGCCTCGTGGTGCTGCCCCGCAGGTGGGTAGTGGAGCGGAGGTTCGGCTGGCTGATGCGCTCACGCCGGCTGGTCCGCGACTACGAGCGGCGGCCCGACACATCCGAGGCGATGATCCTGTGGTCAATGACCATGCTCATGGCCCGCCGCCTCGCAGCCCGGGCACGAGCGTGA
- a CDS encoding TetR/AcrR family transcriptional regulator — protein MSDSGPEERSARLTIRGTATRDRIVSVATELMYVQGVAGTSLDDVMRASGTGKSQIYHYFSDKNALIEEVVAEQVARVLRLQKSLLRHADSMHGLEQWRDAIVRLNVARQGAYGCPLGSLVSELSEHSECARSTLASGYATWDSYLADCFQRMQVRGELAAEVDVGGLAVSVLAALQGGLLLAQVTGDPSRLQTALDMALSHVRKNCVELG, from the coding sequence ATGAGTGATAGCGGACCGGAGGAGCGCTCCGCGCGGCTGACAATCCGCGGAACGGCCACCCGCGACCGGATCGTCTCGGTGGCTACAGAGCTGATGTATGTCCAAGGCGTCGCCGGCACCAGCCTGGACGATGTGATGAGGGCCAGTGGTACAGGAAAGTCGCAGATATACCACTACTTCTCCGACAAGAACGCACTGATCGAAGAGGTCGTCGCAGAGCAGGTGGCGCGCGTTCTGCGCTTGCAGAAGTCACTCCTGCGCCATGCCGACTCGATGCACGGCCTGGAGCAGTGGCGAGACGCCATCGTACGGCTCAACGTCGCCCGCCAGGGAGCCTACGGGTGCCCTCTCGGATCGCTCGTTAGCGAACTGTCGGAACACTCCGAATGTGCCCGGTCCACCCTCGCCAGCGGCTACGCCACCTGGGACTCATACCTGGCCGACTGCTTCCAGCGGATGCAGGTCCGGGGCGAGCTCGCGGCGGAGGTCGACGTGGGCGGACTCGCCGTAAGCGTGCTTGCCGCGCTGCAAGGTGGACTGCTCCTTGCCCAGGTCACCGGAGATCCCAGCCGCCTGCAAACCGCTCTCGACATGGCACTGAGTCACGTACGTAAAAATTGCGTCGAGCTCGGATGA
- a CDS encoding acyl-CoA dehydrogenase family protein, which yields MAERPPAPGPLPESNPSKLKAPLGDPLNLPTQLRPAIEAAADEIDRTSEIPADLYETLRDAGAFSLLTPRELGGFEVTQPQSMTIYEELGRIDASVAWVVWNANFGFLGALLQESGVARLWKDGRAPSFANSGIMASAEPVEGGYRVSGAWKILSGLLRADWLVGLATVTQNGVPVTTDAGEPDVRLMTIPTDQLTVEPTWKVSGMRGSGSHDAHAKDIAVPADLLIPLEASARIDRPLYRGFVVNLIFAGCAPVVLGVAQAAIDEVVRLMQTKTSHAGGTLADSPRVQLTIAKSEAALHAARLLFYKATDSLQLASERNEPVSVAQRAALRAAMTHAGETSREALTAMYTLASSTALYSGNRIERLFRDGIAACQHINFSPIYMEAAGRIRLGREAGVGFM from the coding sequence ATGGCCGAGCGGCCCCCTGCCCCCGGACCCTTGCCCGAATCAAACCCCTCCAAGCTCAAGGCGCCGCTGGGTGACCCGCTCAACTTGCCGACCCAGCTGCGGCCGGCAATCGAAGCTGCCGCCGACGAAATCGATAGGACCAGCGAGATTCCGGCGGACCTTTACGAGACATTGCGCGATGCAGGGGCCTTCAGTCTGCTCACGCCACGCGAACTGGGCGGCTTTGAGGTCACGCAGCCACAGTCCATGACCATCTACGAGGAACTTGGTCGCATCGATGCCTCGGTAGCCTGGGTGGTGTGGAATGCCAACTTCGGCTTTCTTGGCGCATTGCTTCAGGAATCTGGCGTAGCACGGCTCTGGAAGGACGGCCGGGCGCCGAGTTTCGCGAACTCGGGCATCATGGCCAGCGCAGAGCCAGTCGAGGGAGGCTACCGGGTCAGTGGGGCGTGGAAGATTCTGAGCGGCCTACTCCGTGCGGACTGGCTCGTGGGGCTGGCGACGGTCACCCAGAACGGCGTGCCGGTCACCACGGACGCCGGCGAACCCGACGTGCGCCTGATGACCATCCCAACGGACCAGTTGACAGTCGAGCCAACTTGGAAAGTTTCCGGCATGCGCGGTTCGGGCAGCCACGATGCCCACGCCAAGGACATCGCGGTCCCCGCCGACCTCTTGATCCCTCTCGAGGCATCAGCTCGGATTGACAGGCCACTTTACCGGGGCTTCGTAGTCAACCTGATCTTCGCTGGCTGCGCCCCTGTGGTACTCGGTGTCGCCCAGGCTGCCATCGACGAGGTAGTCCGCCTGATGCAGACCAAGACGAGCCACGCCGGGGGAACTCTCGCAGACTCGCCTCGCGTTCAGTTGACCATCGCAAAATCCGAGGCAGCCCTGCATGCAGCACGCCTGCTCTTTTATAAGGCGACAGATTCTCTCCAGCTCGCATCCGAACGGAACGAACCCGTAAGCGTCGCGCAACGCGCAGCACTCCGCGCGGCCATGACTCACGCTGGCGAGACAAGTCGCGAAGCACTGACTGCGATGTACACGCTGGCGAGCTCAACGGCACTCTACTCTGGAAACCGAATTGAGCGATTGTTCCGCGACGGCATCGCAGCCTGCCAGCACATCAACTTCTCACCCATCTACATGGAGGCTGCTGGACGAATCCGCCTGGGCCGCGAGGCGGGGGTGGGCTTCATGTAA
- a CDS encoding SDR family NAD(P)-dependent oxidoreductase — protein sequence MATRAGRGIGRATALALSDAGTPSILAARSEAELRQTTELVKARGAKALDIVADLTNPIAPAHAVEKAVSGFGPIDILVNNAATVDPLGPSQSLDPTVWAAALGVDVIAPASPALALPLNMIKASWWRIVNVSSSIAANPRAMIGGNAYATTKGGLEAHN from the coding sequence TTGGCAACAAGAGCCGGACGCGGCATCGGACGTGCCACGGCACTGGCCCTCTCGGACGCCGGTACTCCGTCGATTCTGGCGGCCAGGAGCGAGGCCGAGTTGCGGCAGACAACGGAATTAGTGAAAGCCCGCGGGGCCAAGGCATTGGATATTGTTGCGGACCTGACGAACCCGATCGCCCCCGCCCATGCAGTGGAGAAGGCTGTCAGTGGGTTCGGTCCGATCGACATCCTCGTCAACAACGCCGCAACGGTCGACCCGCTCGGCCCCAGCCAATCCCTGGACCCGACAGTGTGGGCTGCGGCCCTTGGTGTCGACGTGATCGCGCCCGCGTCACCGGCCCTTGCCCTCCCGCTCAACATGATCAAGGCCAGCTGGTGGCGGATCGTGAACGTCTCCAGTTCCATCGCCGCCAACCCGCGAGCGATGATCGGCGGGAATGCCTACGCGACCACGAAGGGAGGTCTCGAAGCTCACAACTAA
- a CDS encoding zeta toxin family protein: MEIAGSLAARTQNLFERKVAASDEAIRSEVGPRRETTSGLTSQEIKSIFEDKVAPSINFVGCGRKGPTALVLIGQVGAGKTTAQQGLMKKFDIADAAVIDCDAMLAYHPRYASRAYQADVASFDDTRAIHACGEAAEVWHDMAMDRAVRTRSNIVIPMNGSIGALGDLQESGYQVEVAYLAVDDLRSKQAVIARYIDARNSQGYGRIASPDSDDRLYKRVIYMAETGQRGLFIDGINAVNRDGHVLARMTYPFKPGKQKTIVNAIKTERIREWTTGEATHFWATQIRLEQQPMASSMRDHLLSIRQRAWHERPESVRQAGLAYASPYSGGTHSRTSSSATVPGRSHHPTNPQRRR; encoded by the coding sequence ATGGAGATCGCCGGAAGCCTCGCAGCCAGAACGCAGAATCTCTTCGAGAGGAAAGTAGCTGCGTCAGATGAAGCCATTCGTAGTGAAGTAGGGCCACGGCGTGAAACCACTAGCGGTCTTACCTCCCAGGAGATTAAGTCCATTTTTGAAGATAAGGTCGCCCCCAGTATTAACTTCGTGGGCTGCGGCCGCAAAGGGCCGACAGCGTTGGTTCTAATCGGGCAGGTTGGCGCAGGGAAGACGACCGCACAGCAGGGTTTGATGAAAAAGTTTGATATCGCTGATGCTGCTGTAATTGACTGCGACGCCATGCTCGCCTACCACCCTCGATACGCGTCTAGGGCGTACCAAGCTGATGTGGCGTCCTTCGATGACACGCGTGCTATTCACGCTTGCGGGGAGGCGGCCGAAGTGTGGCACGACATGGCAATGGATCGCGCCGTGAGGACAAGGTCGAATATAGTTATTCCCATGAATGGATCCATTGGAGCCCTGGGCGATCTCCAGGAGTCTGGATACCAAGTGGAGGTCGCCTACCTGGCTGTCGATGACCTGCGAAGCAAGCAGGCGGTAATTGCACGATACATCGACGCGAGGAACTCTCAAGGATATGGCAGAATCGCGTCCCCTGATTCCGACGATCGGTTGTATAAGAGAGTTATCTATATGGCCGAAACTGGCCAGCGCGGGCTCTTTATTGACGGGATCAATGCGGTTAACAGAGACGGCCATGTCCTAGCAAGAATGACCTACCCTTTCAAGCCAGGAAAACAAAAAACGATAGTGAATGCAATCAAGACTGAAAGGATACGCGAGTGGACAACTGGGGAGGCCACTCACTTCTGGGCGACGCAGATACGGCTGGAGCAGCAGCCGATGGCATCCAGCATGCGTGATCACCTCCTCTCTATCAGGCAGCGCGCTTGGCATGAGAGGCCGGAATCTGTGAGACAGGCAGGTTTGGCCTACGCCAGCCCATATAGCGGGGGAACGCATTCTAGAACCAGCAGCTCAGCAACAGTGCCTGGCAGGAGCCATCATCCGACAAATCCTCAACGGCGTAGGTAA
- a CDS encoding lactonase family protein gives MRKQPVARLAGASVTVLASVALFAAPASAHTPQHNSPSRTASADGALFVQNDDVQGNAVVTYDRAADGSLTKAGVYATGGLGGQEDGTGADHLASQGSLAYDKAHQRLYVVNAGSDTLTVFSVRGDRLIREQVVSTGGSFPVSVTVHGGSVYVLNALNGGSVQGYLNVAGHLVTVPSWHRSLGSQGDGTPGQVSFTPDGSKLVVAGKGNGSLTVFNVDLLGGLTAKPTVTTLTGGEVPFALAFDAKGHTVVADAGTNSLDTFTVGRNGSLTKDDQAATGQKGTCWVVRDGNFFFAANAGSSTLSGFEQSRGQLKEIGNTPAGAGTVDLTVSPDGRFLYVQTGVAGGVDEFSVHANGSLTKIGSATVPNAVGGEGIAAS, from the coding sequence ATGCGAAAGCAGCCTGTCGCGCGCCTAGCCGGCGCCTCTGTTACGGTCCTGGCCTCGGTGGCCCTGTTCGCGGCGCCTGCTTCCGCGCACACGCCTCAGCACAACTCCCCTTCACGCACGGCCTCGGCGGATGGTGCGCTCTTCGTGCAGAACGATGACGTGCAGGGGAACGCCGTCGTCACCTACGACCGGGCTGCGGATGGATCGCTAACTAAGGCGGGCGTCTACGCGACGGGCGGTCTTGGCGGCCAGGAGGACGGTACCGGGGCCGACCACCTTGCTTCGCAGGGCTCTCTGGCGTACGACAAGGCTCACCAGCGCCTCTACGTGGTCAACGCGGGTAGCGACACGCTTACTGTGTTCTCTGTCCGCGGTGACCGGCTCATTCGCGAACAAGTCGTCTCCACCGGAGGGTCGTTCCCGGTGAGCGTGACCGTGCACGGCGGCAGCGTGTATGTGCTGAACGCCCTAAACGGCGGGTCCGTGCAGGGCTACCTCAACGTTGCTGGCCACCTCGTGACCGTGCCGTCTTGGCACCGTTCCCTGGGGTCCCAGGGTGACGGCACCCCCGGACAGGTGTCGTTCACCCCCGACGGCTCGAAGCTTGTGGTTGCGGGCAAGGGGAACGGTAGCCTGACGGTCTTCAACGTTGACCTGCTCGGCGGCCTTACGGCCAAACCGACCGTGACAACCCTGACGGGGGGCGAAGTCCCCTTCGCGCTGGCGTTCGACGCCAAGGGTCACACCGTGGTCGCGGACGCCGGTACGAATTCCCTGGACACCTTCACCGTAGGCCGTAACGGCTCGCTCACGAAGGATGACCAGGCCGCGACGGGCCAGAAGGGCACCTGCTGGGTGGTCAGGGATGGCAACTTCTTCTTCGCCGCGAACGCGGGCAGCAGTACCCTCTCCGGCTTCGAGCAGAGCCGCGGGCAGCTTAAGGAGATCGGGAACACCCCCGCGGGCGCGGGCACCGTGGACCTTACTGTCAGCCCTGACGGCAGGTTCCTTTATGTGCAGACCGGTGTCGCGGGGGGCGTGGACGAGTTCAGTGTCCACGCGAATGGCTCGCTCACGAAGATCGGCTCGGCAACTGTGCCGAACGCTGTTGGCGGCGAGGGGATCGCCGCGTCCTGA
- a CDS encoding IS701 family transposase, whose amino-acid sequence MVEELADVWSGMFDDFVARFAGRFGRVESRRRMVSCLRGLLSEVERENGWMLAEAAGDTGHQGDAAAAVEPLPVGRGCSACDVRDAVVEHIGDPVRGVLIFDETGFLKKGVRSAGVGRQYSGSAGRIGNAQIGVFLAYGSSRGRELVDRELYLPKDWTSDRERCRAAGIGDDVEFVTKPDMGLRMLQRAVGTAQPHRSHGHRLLHLLLPSRDFARRARPSRGIEVDGRGVLPEREERNGTRSLPSPRLRGVVLAHNPLHGRSCLSRYRAGRGKKGDPHTRSNQPLIPVTVNEARRIFNRISSPVRHSIQHLLAWSLWRRKSQARARIRHYKRRGHHGVSLQY is encoded by the coding sequence ATGGTGGAGGAGTTAGCTGACGTGTGGTCAGGTATGTTCGATGACTTTGTGGCGCGGTTCGCGGGGCGCTTCGGGCGGGTGGAGTCTCGGCGGCGGATGGTGTCTTGCCTGCGGGGACTGCTGAGTGAGGTGGAGCGCGAGAACGGTTGGATGCTGGCTGAGGCTGCCGGGGACACGGGCCACCAGGGGGATGCAGCAGCGGCTGTTGAACCACTACCTGTGGGACGCGGATGCTCTGCGTGTGATGTCCGTGACGCGGTGGTGGAGCATATCGGGGATCCGGTGCGGGGGGTGCTGATTTTTGACGAGACGGGATTCTTGAAGAAGGGTGTCCGGTCGGCGGGGGTGGGCCGGCAGTACTCGGGGAGTGCTGGCCGGATCGGGAATGCCCAGATCGGGGTGTTCCTGGCCTATGGATCCAGCCGGGGGCGGGAGTTGGTTGACCGGGAGCTGTATCTGCCGAAGGACTGGACATCGGATCGTGAGCGGTGCCGGGCGGCGGGTATCGGTGACGATGTCGAGTTCGTCACCAAGCCGGATATGGGCTTACGCATGCTGCAGCGTGCCGTTGGCACGGCGCAGCCTCACCGATCCCACGGACATCGCCTACTACATCTGCTTCTGCCCAGTCGGGACTTTGCTCGAAGAGCTCGCCCGAGTCGCGGGATCGAGGTGGATGGTCGAGGAGTGCTTCCAGAGCGCGAAGAGCGAAACGGGACTCGATCACTACCAAGTCCGCGGCTACGTGGCGTGGTACTGGCACATAACCCTCTCCATGGCCGCTCTTGCCTTTCTCGCTATCGGGCGGGCCGAGGCAAAAAAGGGGATCCGCACACCCGCAGCAACCAACCCCTCATACCCGTCACCGTGAACGAGGCCCGGCGGATCTTCAATCGCATCTCTTCTCCTGTTCGCCACAGCATCCAGCACCTGCTCGCCTGGTCGCTATGGCGGAGAAAAAGCCAAGCCCGGGCCCGCATCCGCCACTACAAACGCAGAGGGCATCACGGAGTGTCGTTGCAGTACTAA